The genome window TGAGGGGGACGATTGGATGCGATCCCGAGTTTTGAATAGGTGGCAACTTGGGTTATATAAGTCTCAAACGAGGTCACCACCTTTTGTGAATCGGGATCGACAGAGGAGAAGTCAAATCGTAAAACCAGATAGAGATGCTTTTCTTCGGTCGGGTGATGGTGAATCCAGGTGTCGTGGAAAAGTTCGTCAAACTGCGGCTCCCAACGCCGGTCGTAATAGCACTCCATTACTGATTGCAGCAATGACTTCCCGCATCAACGCGGCCGGATGAGGAATAGGAAATGTCCGGCTTGCTCAAGACGAGGCAGATAAGCGGTTTTATCGATGTAATACTCACCGCCTCGACGCAGTTTGACGAAATCCGCCACACCATAAGGGATACGCCAGGTAGGACGGTTCATAGCCAATTTCCCATTAGGATGAAAGACACCAAATAGTCATCGTCTTTGCAGTTTTGTCCGCCAAAGAAATCAGACTCAAAGCGGCAAGGCCGCAAGCACGTCGGCCGGGTCCAGCCCTTGGAGGCATTCCAGATGACCGTAGGGACAGGTACGCTTTAGACAGGGACTACACGACAAATTGGGATGCATAATGGTAGCGTGGGGAGTCAATGGCGGGGTATGGAGGGGATCGGAGGAACCGAATAGCGCCACCAGTGGACGGCCCAGAGCGGCGGCTACATGCATGAGGCCCGAGTCGTTGGTAACCACCACGGTCGCGAGCGCCAGGAGGTCTACCGCCTCGGTGAGGGAGGTACGTCCTGCGAGGTCGATGGCCACACCACCCGCGTATCGTTGTACCTCGGCAGTGGTAGCGATATCTCGGGCGGAACCGAACAACCACACCTGCCAACCAAGCGCAGCCACTGTGCGGGTAACCTCTGCAAAATGGGCGGCAGGCCAACGTTTGGCCGGTCCATATTCCGCCCCTGGGCATAGAGCCAAAACCGGTCCCACTGGCGGGGAAATGCCGAGTCTGGCCAGGACAGCCCCAGTGCTACTGGTATCCGTGACCAGTCGTGGCAACGGCAGTGGGTCGGGAGGGGCCACTCCACGCTCCAAACCCAGGGCAACAAATTGGTCTACGGTACGCCCAGCCACACGCGGGCGAACATCGTTGAGCAACCCCCAACGCAGCTCCCCCAGGTAACCAGTGCGCCGTATCGCTTGGGCAAAGAAGGGTACTAGCGCAGCCTTGAGGGAACGAGGAAGGACGATGGCCTGCCGATAGCGTCGTTCGCGCAATCCCCGACCAAGATGCCAACGTGTTGATAGACCCAACTCACCATGACCAAGAGGCAGCACCAATGCCTCCCGAACCTCCGGCATCCGCGCCAGCAGAGGCGCCGTCCACGGCGGGGCCACCACATCGATAGCCATGTCCGCACTGTGCGCCTTCAATATCTGAAATAGGCTGTGGGCCATGATAAGGTCCCCGATCCATGCCGAGCCAATCACCAGCACACCATCGGGACCTTGGTAGGAGGGAGTAATCGACGTATTCATTTCCTTTTCTGGTGGCCTGCTCGACCAAAGGGACACCGATTATCTCGTACTAATTTCTGAGCTGCAATTCCGCAACGCAATCGTAAACTCTATTTTAGTAACCGCCTTCCATGCCACTTTGCCGACTAAATTGCCGCCCTTTCTCGAGGTCAACCGGTAGATGTCCCATCCGCCGATCGGCCTCAGTGGTGATCGCATTCAAAGAGTCTTCAATACTGCGCCGAAAAACCTCTTGTTCCTCGGCCGTAGCTTTGGCTGAAAGCGTGAGGGGCTGGCCCCAGATAAACAAACCACGCGAAAATGGCAACGCCACGACAAAACGATCCCAGGTCTGGAGCAAGCGGTAGCGTTTCGTTGCAAAGGTGCAGGGAATAACCGGCACACCAGACAACCGTGCAATTTGAACAATCCCCTCCGAGGCAATCATCCGTGGCCCCTGCGGACCATCGGGGGTAATTCCGACACACTCCCCCGCCTTCAATGCCTTTAATAAGGTGCGGAACGCCGCAGATCCCCCCTTATGCGTAGAACCCACCACGGTGTGAATCCCAAAATGACCAACCACCTGCGCAATTACCTGACCATCACGGTGCGGTGAGATCAGCATATGAATGATTTGCCCCTGTCTCCAACAAGAGGGTATCATCAGAATTCGTCCGTGCCAAAAGGCGAGAATAAACGGTTTACCGCTGTCCCAAAAACTGGTCGCAATCTCTCCTCCCACAACCTCCCAACGATTAGAGCTATGCACCATTTTTATATAGTTGGCACCCAACCAGCACAACAAGTTACGCACCAGATCACTCTTGGTTACTGATTTCAGCAGGTCAGGCAGTTTCATCAGTGTCCCCGCGAAACTCCGCCCTTCAGGGCGGGGAGAAAAGGAGACGGTTTTCTCCGTCCCTTTGAATAGAAGAATCTTTAAAGTTGCCGCTCTTTCCCGATTGTCCGC of Gammaproteobacteria bacterium contains these proteins:
- a CDS encoding hypothetical protein (Evidence 5 : Unknown function), translating into MNRPTWRIPYGVADFVKLRRGGEYYIDKTAYLPRLEQAGHFLFLIRPR
- the rfaF gene encoding ADP-heptose--LPS heptosyltransferase 2, which codes for MNTSITPSYQGPDGVLVIGSAWIGDLIMAHSLFQILKAHSADMAIDVVAPPWTAPLLARMPEVREALVLPLGHGELGLSTRWHLGRGLRERRYRQAIVLPRSLKAALVPFFAQAIRRTGYLGELRWGLLNDVRPRVAGRTVDQFVALGLERGVAPPDPLPLPRLVTDTSSTGAVLARLGISPPVGPVLALCPGAEYGPAKRWPAAHFAEVTRTVAALGWQVWLFGSARDIATTAEVQRYAGGVAIDLAGRTSLTEAVDLLALATVVVTNDSGLMHVAAALGRPLVALFGSSDPLHTPPLTPHATIMHPNLSCSPCLKRTCPYGHLECLQGLDPADVLAALPL
- a CDS encoding Kdo2-lipid IVA 3' secondary acyltransferase translates to MPISERGAPRRKVSATSPLRADNRERAATLKILLFKGTEKTVSFSPRPEGRSFAGTLMKLPDLLKSVTKSDLVRNLLCWLGANYIKMVHSSNRWEVVGGEIATSFWDSGKPFILAFWHGRILMIPSCWRQGQIIHMLISPHRDGQVIAQVVGHFGIHTVVGSTHKGGSAAFRTLLKALKAGECVGITPDGPQGPRMIASEGIVQIARLSGVPVIPCTFATKRYRLLQTWDRFVVALPFSRGLFIWGQPLTLSAKATAEEQEVFRRSIEDSLNAITTEADRRMGHLPVDLEKGRQFSRQSGMEGGY